A stretch of Anas acuta chromosome 3, bAnaAcu1.1, whole genome shotgun sequence DNA encodes these proteins:
- the LOC137853274 gene encoding heme-binding protein 1-like, which produces MARIRLEDLDGLGEEEEEEGDEGGGGEAEEEEDEEERGRLFAHWEVVASTHRVSLPPDMAGPIVQMNRHSQAREPVPHVALSRHGKCEEAAYEERHYPAGKWACVTKGEPLYEQSISLSFMKLMRYICKENSVGRYLGMTVPVLNEIHLNEEGTELEREVLTAYYLPGQFQQNPPVPMDPEIHITERAPLRVITRVFYGITTEETILREIGLFWELLGSTDAVLRETYIVATYQNPSVPQRRNEIWFIRRAE; this is translated from the exons atggCGCGGATCAGGCTGGAGGACCTGGACGGgctgggcgaggaggaggaggaggagggggatgaaggcggggggggggaggccgaggaggaggaggacgaggaggagcggggccggcTGTTTGCGCACTGGGAGGTCGTGGCCAGCACGCACCGGGTGAGCCTGCCCCCAG ACATGGCTGGCCCCATCGTCCAGATGAACCGGCACAGCCAGGCGCGGGAGCCCGTGCCCCACGTCGCCCTGTCGCGACATGGCAAG TGCGAGGAGGCGGCCTACGAGGAGCGGCACTACCCGGCCGGCAAGTGGGCGTGCGTCACCAAGGGGGAGCCCCTCTACGAGCAGAGCATCTCCCTCAGCTTCATGAAGCTGATGCGCTACATCTGCAAGGAGAACTCtgtag GGCGCTACCTGGGCATGACGGTGCCGGTGCTCAACGAAATCCACCTGAACGAGGAGGGGACGGAGCTGGAGCGCGAGGTCCTGACCGCCTATTACCTCCCGGGGCAGTTCCAGCAAAACCCTCCCGTCCCCATGGACCCCGAGATCCACATCACCGAGAGGGCGCCGCTGCGGGTGATAACCAG GGTTTTCTACGGGATAACCACCGAGGAGACGATTCTGCGGGAGATCGGGCTCTTCTGGGAGCTCCTGGGCTCCACGGACGCCGTGCTGCGGGAAACCTACATCGTGGCCACCTACCAGAACCCCAGCGTCCCGCAGCGCCGCAACGAGATCTGGTTCATCCGACGGGCCGAGTGA